The region GAGCTCGGGGACGGCATGCGGAAACGCGTGGCCATCGCTCGGGCCCTGACCCTGGAGCCCCGCTATGTGCTGTTCGACGAACCCACGACGAGCTTGGACCCGGTCAGTGCCCGGCGAGTCGACCGACTGATTCGCGAGCTAAGCGACACCCTCGGCGTGACCAGCATCGTGGTCTCGCACGATCTGGCCAGCATCTTCACGATCGCAGACCGTATCGTGATGCTGTACAAAGGTCAGGTGAAGCTCCTCGGGGTGCCCCAGGACTTCAAGAGCTCCGAAGATGGCATCATCCAACAATTCATCAATGGTCGAGCCGAGGGGCCGATGGAGGCGTGAGACAGCATGAGCCAGCGATCGATCGAGGTGAAAGTCGGCGTATTGATCCTGCTGGCCCTGGGCCTGCTCGGCGGTTTCGTCGTGGTGATGGGCGGGCTCTCCTTCGAGCCGACCTACACGGTGTACGTCGACTTCGACAACCCCGGCGGGTTGCAGGGGGGCGCGCCGGTGCGCATCGCCGGCGTGAAGGTCGGCAAGGTGAAGGAGATGCAGTTTCGCGGCGGGCAAGTCGATCCGAAGACGAACCAGCCAGTCGCGCCGATCCGCATCGTCGCCCACATCGAGAAGCGATATCAGAAAGCCATCTACGAGAACTCACGCTGGTACGTGACGACCCAGGGTGTGCTCGGTGAGCAGTTCCTGGCCGTGGAGCCCGGCTCCCAAGATCGCCCGGTCTTGGCCGCCGAGGCCGTGGTCCCCGGCATCAGTCCGCCGCGCCTCGATCTGCTCTTGTCCGAGAGCTACGAACTTTTGCACCGCGCGTACCAAGGCATCACCAACAACGAGAAGAAGATCGGCGAGACTTTCGACGGGCTGCACGCCACGTTGAAGGGAACCGGCGACTTCATGGCAGGCAACCAGAAGAAGCTGGACAACATCGTCACCAACGTCGAGACGCTCACGGTCGAGAGCAACGAGACCGTGCGAGCCGCCCGGGACCGCTACATCGACAACCCGCAAATCCAGCGGATCATGAGCAACGTCGAGCGTACGACCAGCACGCTCGACAAGCAGGTGGGGCCCATGCTCGCCGACGGGCGTGCGGTGCTCGCGGACACCAAGAAGCTGACGGGAACGCTGACCTCGGATCCGCAGCTCAAGAAGTACGAAAAGATCACCCAGGACGTCAGCGACACCACGGGCCGCGCGAAGCTCGCCGCCGCCGATGCTCAAGCCATGGTCGCGCACGTCAAGCGTGGCAAGGGCACCGTCGGGGCGCTGGTCATGGACGAGGCGCTCTACGACGATCTGCAAGAGATGCTGCGCGACCTGAAGCACAACCCGTGGAAGTTCTTCTGGCGCGAGTGAGCTCGCGCCGGCTCGAGGGTCACCGCGGCGTGAACGAAACGCCCGAGACGTGGACCGCACCCGACCGCTCTCGTTGAGCGCCGCGCTCGAATGGGCTGGGTCCGCTCCGGGGTCTTGCTAGAGCGCCGAACCGGTTGAACGTCGTTTGTTTTCCGGGACTTGCAAGGTGTTCGGCGCTCGCGCGCGGAGCGCGCACGGCCGAAGGCCGGGGGTTTGGGGCGCAGCCCCAACGTAAAGGTCCTAGAACACGAGCCGCGCAAGCTGATCGGTGTTCTAGTCCGACCCGGAGTCCGCGGGTGCGCCGCCACCGCTGGTCGTGCCGCCGCCGCCGGTTGGCGCGCCACCGCCACCGGTCGTACCGCCGCCGCCGGTTGGCGCGCCACCGCCACCGGTCGCACCGCCACCACCCGTCGGCGCACCCCCACCGCCCGTCGGCGCGCCGCCGCCACCGGTGACGCCACCGCCGCCCGTCGGCGCACCACCGCCGCCCGTCGGCGCACCACCGCCGCCCGTCGGCGCACCACCGCCGCCCGTCGGGGCTCCACCGCCACCGGTCGGGGCTCCACCGCCACCGGTCGGCGCGCCGCCGCCGCCTGTTGGTGCTCCACCGGCGCCGGCTGCGCCGGCTGCGCCCCCGGTCCCAGCCTCGGGCAGTGGCGCATCACCCGCCGGCCCGTCGACGGTATTCACGATCCCGCTCAGATCGTTGGAGCACGTGCCTTGGATGCAGACCAGCCCCTCCAGGCAATCGTCGGCACGGTAACAGTCTGCGCCGAGATCGCCCTCTGCCTGGGGCCCACCGCAGGAGGCCGGCAGCCAGAATGCTCCAAGAAAGACCACCGTACCCAGGGCCCGCCAGGCCGTTTGCCGTCGCATGCTGGGGTTCATCATACCCCGGGCCCGGTCAATGTCATTCCAGCGTGACCAGCAGGGCACCTTCTTCGACCAAATCGCCCTCCGCCACGTGAATGGCCAGAACGCGGCCCTCGATCGGCGCCTCCACTGGGATCTCCATCTTCATCGACTCGAGGATGGCGAGGGTCTGCTCTTCGGCGACCGCGTCGCCCAGGGTGACGACCACCTTCCAGACCGTCCCCGTGATTTGGGCCCGAACTTCCGTCGCCACCGCCGGCCATCCTAACCGAGAACCCCCGACCCGACGAATCGCCGCGGAATTGCGCTAATCGCGGGCCCACCCAAGCGGCGCCGGGGCCGGGTGTCGGAACCGGGAAGCGCGTCCCTTGGGTGGGGCGGGCCAGATGGATTAAGATTGCCACCCGTTAGCGCCTGTTGACGGCCTCGCCAAGCCCGCCCATGAGCGCGGGATTCGCTGCTCGCAAACTCGCCCGCTCGCTGATACAGGAAGTCCACCGATGGCAGAACAGAAGGAAAGCTCGGTTCTCTTCTCCCTCAAGGAGCTCATGAGCCTGGAGGAGGACCGCATCAAGGCGGAGGAGGCCGACAAGGACGCCCGCGCCCGCGCCGAAGCGGAAGCCCGTGCGATGGCCGAACGCTCCGCGCGAGACGCCGAAGAAGCGCGCATGCGCTCCGAGGAAGACGCCCGGCGCATGGAAGAGCAGCGGCGTCGCGAGGAAGAGGCGCGCGTCGCCGCGATCCATCAGGGTGAGCTCGAGAAGGCCCGCACCGAGGCGGAGCATCGCGCGCGCATGGAAGCGATGGGCGCGCAGCAAGCCCACGAACAACAGCTCGCGGCGCTCACTCAAGACAAGGGCAAGAAGCGGCTGCAGGTCATCGTCGGCGTCGTGTCCGGCGTGTTCCTCCTGGCCGCCGTGCTCGGCGGTGTCCTGTGGAAGCGGTCGGCGGATGAACGAGCCCGTGAAAAGGCGGCCCTCGAGGCGCAAGCCCGAGCGGCACAGACGGAGCTCGACCAGCTGAAACGCGAGTCGGACGAGAAAGAAAAGAAGGTCGCCGAGCTCAAGCGGCAGATGGACAGCGCCAAAGACGAGGCGGAGCGCGCCAAGATCGAAGCGCAGCTCGCCAGCGCCAAGAAAGAGTCCGATGACGCGCGAAAGAAGCTGGGCGGGCGCGGCGGCGGTGGCGACAAGCCGGCCTCCGGCGGCGGAAAGCCGTGCAACTGTCCGCCCGGCGATCCTTTGTGCTCGTGTCTGTGAGCGAGGCGCGTGACCGCTGAAAAGCTCGGCGCCCACGCCGACCCCGGCGCGCGGAGTCGACTGGCTTTCGCGCTCGACTATCCGAATTTAGCGGAGGCCCGCGCCGGCGCGGAGCGTGTGCGCGACGCCGTCGGTGTGCTCAAGATCGGCCTCGAATTATTCGTGCGCGAAGGCCCACCCGCCATCCACCTCGGACGCGAGCTCGGCTGCGACGTGTTCCTCGACCTGAAGTTGCACGACATCCCCGAGACGGTCGAGCGCGCGGTGGCCTCCGCCGCGGCTCACGGCGTGCGTTACCTCACGCTGCATGCAGGCGGCGGAAGGCGCATGCTCGAACAGGCCGCGCGTCGCGCCGAAGGCACGGGACTCACCCTGCTCGCGGTCACGGTGCTCACCTCCCTCGACGATCGCGACCTCTTGGACGTCGGCGTCGAAAGCACGACCAGTGTCCACGCCGCGCGCCTCGCGGAGCTCGCGAAGAGCGTCGGAGTGCACGGCTTGGTCTGCTCCGTGCACGAGGTCGCGCGGCTGCGCGCGCTGATGGGAGCGGCGGCCGTGCTGGTGACGCCCGGCATCCGTCCCGCCGCGGGGGCCAGCGACGATCAGAAACGAACCGGTACTCCCGCCGCCGCAATCCGCGCCGGCTCGAGCTTGCTCGTGGTGGGACGCCCCATCCGCGACGCCGAGGATCCGCCGAGCGCCGCCCGGGCAATCTGCGACGAGATCGCACAGGCTGCGCGTGTCGACTGAGCCCCAGGGCAGGCTGGTTGCAGGCCTGCAGCCCGTTCGCGAGGCGATCCGCGTCCATGGCTCGCGCTTGGGCCGCGTCCTGGTCGATGCCCGCGATCTCCCGCGCCTGGACGCGGTGGCCCGTTTCGCGACGGATCAGGGGGTAAGATCCATCCAGCGGGTACCCCGGGGGGAGCTCGACCGGCTGAGCGAAGGGGCACAGCACCAGGGAGTACTGGCCTGGGCGCCACCGCTCGAGCTGTGTGACCCGGCCAGCCTGTGGGCCGATCCCGGCCTGCTCGCCGTGGCGCTCGACGGCATCCAGGACCCCCAGAACTTCGGTGCGGTGATCCGCAGCGCCGTCGGCATCGCCGGTGCCGCGGTGGTCTGGGGCGAGCACGCCTCGGCGCCGCTGACGACCGCGACCTTCCGCGCCTCGGCCGGCGCGGTGGAGCACGCCCGCCTGTGTCGGGTGAAGTCTCTCGTCGGCGCGCTCGCAGACGCCGCCGCTGCCGGAGTGCAGGTCATCGGACTCGAAGCTCGAGCCGACCGCGCTCTCCGGCAGATCGATTTGCAAGCCCCCACGCTGCTCGTCATCGGCAGCGAAGGCGAAGGAATGGGGCGCGGCGTCCGCAAGGCGTGCACGTCGTTCGCGCAGCTCCTGCCGATGAGCCGACTGGACTCGCTCAACGCGTCAGTGGCCTCGGGCATCGCGCTGTACGAAGCAGTTCGCCAGCGATCTCAGTGACCTAGCCCATCATCTCTGACGCGCCGTCGAGAACGGAGCTGGGCGCTGAACACCCGTCACGCGTGCGGCCACCTGCGTTCCATTCAATGGAATGGCCCAGGTCCCCCGAGACCCTGGGGAAAACTCGATCGATTGCGGGGACTTGCGATCCGTCGATCAACCGTCCGGTGCAAAACTCCCACCCGACTTCGAGTGATTTCTCATGCGCGTCGGACTCGAACCGAAAGTACGCGACGCATAACGGAAATCGCCGCTTCGACGGCCTCGGATGGGGTGGCGTCGCCCAGGCTCACGCGAACGGACTCCCGCGCTCTCGTCTCGTCGTACATCGCGCTGAGCACGGGGGACGCCTCGCTCGACCCCGCGGAGCACGCGCTGCCGCTCGAGACGCAGACGCCCTGAAGGTCCAGCGCGGCAACGAGCTCGTCCCCGCGCAGCCCAGGCACCCAGAGGTTCGATACGTGCGGCGCACGCCCGGAGCTGACGTTGGGCTCCGCCCAGGGGGCGAGCGCGGCCTCGAGCCGATCCCGTTCGGCCGCCAAACGGGCGTACCTCGACGGCCCGTCGGCCGAGAGCCGCAGGGCAGTCAGGAAGCCCGCGGCGGCGACCGGATCTTGCGTCCCGGGTCGCAGGCCCCGCTGCTGCGCTCCCCCGCGGAGCAGCGGCCGAAGCAAGCTCGGCGAGCCCCGGAAGACCAGCGCCCCGATCCCCTTTGGCCCGCGGAACTTGTGCGCCGCCAGCGCCAGGCTGTCGGCGACCCGGTAGAGGGTCGGCGCCAGCTTGCCCACGGCCTGCACGGCATCCACGTGCAACCGCCCGCCCGCTCGTCGCACCAGCTCCGCGATCTCCGCAATGGGCTGGATCGCCCCCGTCTCGTGGTTGACCGCCATGACCGCCACCGTCGCTCCCACCGGCAGCTCGCCGAGCGCGTCCGCCACGCTCTCGGGCTCGACGACCCCTCGCCCGTCGAGGGGCAAGAACCGCACGGGCACTCCGCGCTCGGCCAGCGCCTCCGCCACGCGAATCACCGATGGGTGCTCGAGCCGACTCGTCACGAGCGCGCTGACGCCGGCGAGCGCCAGGTTGTTCGCCTCGGTGCCTCCGGATACGAGCAGCACGTCCCGCGGGTCCGAGCCCGCGTGGTCAGCGATTGCTTCGCGTAGCTCTTCGATCACTGCTCGGGCGCGGCGGCCGAGGGTGTGCACACTCTCGGGGTTTCCCCAGTCCGTTTCGGCCTGGCGTCGCATGGCCTCGACCACGTCGGCATGAGGAGGCGTCGTTGCGTTCCAATCCAGGTAGATGAGCCGCGGCTTGCCGCTCATGGGCGAACGCCGCCGGGCGCCCGCTCCGGCACGATGAGATAAAACGCAGCCCCTCCCAGGCGCACTCCGTCGATGCGCTCGTCTGCAGGTGATACGACGCGCACGTCGCCGGCGTGTCCGCGGGCAATGCCCTTCACGATGGCGAGGCCGATCCCCGTGCCGCCGTGCGCCCGCGTCGGCGAGCCGTCGACCTGATAAAAGGGCTCGAACAACCGCTCGACCGTGTCCGGCGGCACCCCCGGCCCGGTGTCGGCAACCACGAGCTCGAAGTGGCCCGAGGCCAGGCGCCGCGCCCGCACTCCGACGCTGCCGCCAGAGGGCGTGAACTTCGCCGCGTTGTCCAGCAAGTGGTCGATGGCCTGGCCGATCCGCTCCGCGTCGCCCTGACCGTGCAGGGGTGCGCTCGGGAGCTCTGCCGTGAGCGTCAGCAGCGCCCGCTCGAAGCTGCCTTGCCTGCGCGCGAGGGCATCCCGAACAATCTGCGAAAAATCGAGCGGGCGCGTCGCCAGCTTGAGCTTGCCGGTCTCGAGCGCAGTCACGTCGAGCAGGTTGTCGATCAACCCGCGCAGTCGCTCGACACACTCGTTCATGGATTTGAGCGCCTTGTGCTGCGCCGGCTCGAGCGAGCCAAGCTCCTGATCGAGCAACAGCTTCACGTAGCCGACGATGGGCGTCATCGGCGTCGCCAGCTCGTGCGAGATGTTGCGATAGAACTCCTTGCGCGCGTGGTCGAGCTCCCGGAGCCGGGCGTTCGCGCGCTCGAGCTCAGCGATCTTCTCCTCCAGGTGCGCGGCGATCTTCTGGCTCTGCAGCCGCAGCTGTTTGCCGGTCAGGTCCGGCGAGACCTGTTCGCGTCTCCCCTCCAGATACCCGCGCAGGGTGGCCGCGAACGATCGGGCGTCGATGGGCTTCTGCAGGAACCCATCGCAGCCCACCGCCAAGCTGGTCTCCCGGCTGCCCTCGGCGGTGATGGCCACGATCGGCACGCCGTACAGCTCGGGCTGCGAGCGCAGGCGGAGCGTCACCTCGTAGCCATCGAGTCCGGGCATGGCGATGTCGACGAGCACCAGGTCCGGGCGCTCCGCGCTCGCTTTCCGGATGCCTTCGAGCCCATCCTCGGCCTCCACGACCTCGAAACCCGCGACGGTCAGGAGTTTCTTGACCAAGAGCCGGTTGGCCGGGTCGTCTTCGATGTGCAGGACCTTGGTCAAGGCGTCGACCCATCTTTGCCGGCCCACGACGTCACGGCAAGCCGCGCCCCCAAGGCGAGGCTTGAAAAGCGGGGCGGTTGGCTCTAGCAACGTGCCGATGACCCGCACAACTCTGGTGATCCTGGCGCTCGCGGCGTCCGCTTGCGCCGACCTCACGGCGCCCACTTCCGGGGGCGGCTCCGAAGAAACCACCGCGGCTGCCAACCCCGTGCCGGTGCAGCCTCCGAGCCCGGTGCCGCCACGCCCGCCGGCCCAGCCCGATCCGATGGCCGCGCTCACCAAGATCCGCGCCTCTCACGTGCTGATTGGCTACGCGGGCGCGCAACGAACTCGCGCGACGCGCAGCAAGGACGAGGCAAAGAAGCTCGCGGACCAGCTGCTCGGTCGCTTGCGGGGCGGCGCGAAGTTCGACGCCGTCGCGAACGAGCTCTCAGACGACCCGAGCGCAAAGGGGCGCGGCGGTGATCTCGGCACGTTCGATCGCTTCACGATGACGAAGAACTTCGCCGAGGCCGCCTTCGCGCTGAAGGTGGGAGAGATGTCGGCGGTGGTCGAGACCGAGTTTGGCTTCCACATCATCAAGCGCACCGAATGACGGACCCGCGCGACGAGACGCCCGACGACGCCGACCCCGAAGCGGGCCCCGAGAGCGAACCGCCCAGGGAGCCCGCCGCCGACGGCGACGCGGAGGAAGGCGTCGACGCCACGACAGAAGTTGCTGAACCCGATCAGCAAGACGACGACACGTCGGACGACGAGGACGCGCCCGAGAAAGACGCCGCGACCGACAGCACGCCGGCTCCTCCGGAGACCCCGCCTCCCGCAGAATCCGGCAAAAAACCCGGGATTTTCCCGCTCCGCAAGCGGACCGCTCACGCTCTCGCTTTTGTTTCGGGCCTGCTCTACTTCCTGGCGTTTCCCGGGATCGAGGTCTGGCCGCTGGCCTTCATCTGTCTCGTGCCCCTGGT is a window of Myxococcales bacterium DNA encoding:
- a CDS encoding RNA methyltransferase, which produces MSTEPQGRLVAGLQPVREAIRVHGSRLGRVLVDARDLPRLDAVARFATDQGVRSIQRVPRGELDRLSEGAQHQGVLAWAPPLELCDPASLWADPGLLAVALDGIQDPQNFGAVIRSAVGIAGAAVVWGEHASAPLTTATFRASAGAVEHARLCRVKSLVGALADAAAAGVQVIGLEARADRALRQIDLQAPTLLVIGSEGEGMGRGVRKACTSFAQLLPMSRLDSLNASVASGIALYEAVRQRSQ
- a CDS encoding cysteine desulfurase, whose product is MSGKPRLIYLDWNATTPPHADVVEAMRRQAETDWGNPESVHTLGRRARAVIEELREAIADHAGSDPRDVLLVSGGTEANNLALAGVSALVTSRLEHPSVIRVAEALAERGVPVRFLPLDGRGVVEPESVADALGELPVGATVAVMAVNHETGAIQPIAEIAELVRRAGGRLHVDAVQAVGKLAPTLYRVADSLALAAHKFRGPKGIGALVFRGSPSLLRPLLRGGAQQRGLRPGTQDPVAAAGFLTALRLSADGPSRYARLAAERDRLEAALAPWAEPNVSSGRAPHVSNLWVPGLRGDELVAALDLQGVCVSSGSACSAGSSEASPVLSAMYDETRARESVRVSLGDATPSEAVEAAISVMRRVLSVRVRRA
- a CDS encoding peptidyl-prolyl cis-trans isomerase yields the protein MAALTKIRASHVLIGYAGAQRTRATRSKDEAKKLADQLLGRLRGGAKFDAVANELSDDPSAKGRGGDLGTFDRFTMTKNFAEAAFALKVGEMSAVVETEFGFHIIKRTE
- a CDS encoding hybrid sensor histidine kinase/response regulator → MTKVLHIEDDPANRLLVKKLLTVAGFEVVEAEDGLEGIRKASAERPDLVLVDIAMPGLDGYEVTLRLRSQPELYGVPIVAITAEGSRETSLAVGCDGFLQKPIDARSFAATLRGYLEGRREQVSPDLTGKQLRLQSQKIAAHLEEKIAELERANARLRELDHARKEFYRNISHELATPMTPIVGYVKLLLDQELGSLEPAQHKALKSMNECVERLRGLIDNLLDVTALETGKLKLATRPLDFSQIVRDALARRQGSFERALLTLTAELPSAPLHGQGDAERIGQAIDHLLDNAAKFTPSGGSVGVRARRLASGHFELVVADTGPGVPPDTVERLFEPFYQVDGSPTRAHGGTGIGLAIVKGIARGHAGDVRVVSPADERIDGVRLGGAAFYLIVPERAPGGVRP
- a CDS encoding MCE family protein; this encodes MSQRSIEVKVGVLILLALGLLGGFVVVMGGLSFEPTYTVYVDFDNPGGLQGGAPVRIAGVKVGKVKEMQFRGGQVDPKTNQPVAPIRIVAHIEKRYQKAIYENSRWYVTTQGVLGEQFLAVEPGSQDRPVLAAEAVVPGISPPRLDLLLSESYELLHRAYQGITNNEKKIGETFDGLHATLKGTGDFMAGNQKKLDNIVTNVETLTVESNETVRAARDRYIDNPQIQRIMSNVERTTSTLDKQVGPMLADGRAVLADTKKLTGTLTSDPQLKKYEKITQDVSDTTGRAKLAAADAQAMVAHVKRGKGTVGALVMDEALYDDLQEMLRDLKHNPWKFFWRE
- a CDS encoding biotin/lipoyl-binding carrier protein, giving the protein MATEVRAQITGTVWKVVVTLGDAVAEEQTLAILESMKMEIPVEAPIEGRVLAIHVAEGDLVEEGALLVTLE
- the pyrF gene encoding orotidine-5'-phosphate decarboxylase — encoded protein: MTAEKLGAHADPGARSRLAFALDYPNLAEARAGAERVRDAVGVLKIGLELFVREGPPAIHLGRELGCDVFLDLKLHDIPETVERAVASAAAHGVRYLTLHAGGGRRMLEQAARRAEGTGLTLLAVTVLTSLDDRDLLDVGVESTTSVHAARLAELAKSVGVHGLVCSVHEVARLRALMGAAAVLVTPGIRPAAGASDDQKRTGTPAAAIRAGSSLLVVGRPIRDAEDPPSAARAICDEIAQAARVD